The Streptomyces sp. NBC_00510 genomic interval GGGCACTGGCGACGCCGATTCGACGCCTCCGCATCGGCCGGGATTCCCGTCCACGTGACGGTGCTCTTCCCGTTCCTCGACGTCGATCTCATCACCACTGCGGTCATCAGTGACCTCAAGGTCCTGATCGGCAAGCACAGCCCCTTCACGGTCCGCTTCGACGAGTGCCGCCGCTTCCCCGACGTGCTTTACCTTGCTCCGACGCCGCACCAGCCGCTTCGCCTGCTGACCGAGACCGTAGCCGCGCGATGGCCGGAGGCGCCGCCCTGCGGGGGACAGTTCACCGAGGTCATCCCGCACCTGACCGTCGCCTATGGGCAGCAGCCCCGCGTCTTCGACGAGGTGGAGGCGGAACTGGCCCAACGACTACCCGTCACGGCAACGATCTCGTCAGTGAGCTTGCTCGTCAGCGACGGCGAGAACTGGCGGCACCACGCCGATTTCCCGATGCTCGGGTGAGCGCGCAGCACCAGTGCCGACCCACAACTCTTGACAATTGCTCGCATTGCGGGCTCCTCAGCCGGGGCGGATGCCGCCGCGCCGCGGAGCGCGGCAGGCCGCCTCCGGGCTACTGCACTTCCCGTGACGCGTGTCGGATGAATTGCTCAACAGTCGACGGCAGAAGGCAGGCATGGTGCACAGCAGCTGACATTCCACACTAAGTGATGATCAGCTCTCGTCGGTTGTCAGGCGCAGCGAGATGCTGTTGATGCAGTAGCGCTGGTCGGTCGGAGTGGCAAAGCCCTCTCCCTCGAAGACGTGCCCGAGGTGCGAGCCGCAGCGAGCACAGCGGACCTCGGTCTGCACCATGCCGTAGGACCGATCTTCGGCCAGTTCGACTGCGTCGCTGTCCTTCGGGTCGTAGAAGGAGGGCCAGCCACAGCCGGAGTCGAACTTTTCTGCAGAGGTGAAGAGTTCAGCGCCGCAGGCGCGGCAGGAGTAGACGCCTTGGGTTTTGGTGTCGGTGTACTCGCCGGTGAAGGGCATCTCCGTGGCGGCGCGGCGCAGGACCTGGTACTCGGAAGGGGTCAGTTCGGCGCGCCACTGCTCGTCCGGCTTTTCGATGTCATACGGCACAGAAGTTGATCCTCACAGCAGAGTCGGGAAGAAGGAGAGGTGTGGGGTTCGCCGCAAGCCGAGGGGCTGGGCCGGGGAGAAATGTCCCTTCTGACACCTACGCGTCGTTCAACAGCCGGCAGATCTGGGGTGTTCCGGCCGTTCGGGACAGCAGCAGTGACCCCTGTCACCTGCATCCCGGGGTGCGGTCACCGACCGTGCCGACAGTCGGCTCGGTGCTGCAACGCGACTGAGGAGGCGCAGCGGCCCAGCGGCCCAGCGGCTCGCTTCTGAGCGACCCGGCCGTTTTGACGGCCAGTGACCCCGTGAACTGTGCGGCAGGGTGCTGGGGCACACGCTGCTGGAGTACTGGCGTTCACGATGTGGAGCCTCAAAGCCTCATGCGGTGCGCGCGCCGCTGTTCGGCGGTGGTCTGGGATGGCGGGGTGTTGGACAGGCATTTTCGCCGGCGAGAGCATCGGCGGCCTCGGACGCACTCTCGCTCAACATTTGGTCCTGGCCGGCGAGGACGTCAGCGACGTGCCCTCAGGGTCGAGGTCTCGGCCTCTGGCGGCGACCGCAAGACCGATCCCGTTGGCGCGCTCCACGTTACTAAAGTCACGCTGTTCCGAGCCGACTTGCGCAAGGCCATCTTGGGGACTGGTCCACGGTCCTGCGGCTGCCGACCGAGTGGCGCAACGACCTTGTGGACGCGGAGCGCACCCGCACCACCAACCGTCTGCGTGCAGTCCTACGGGTCCTGCTGCCTGGTGGCGCTTCCCCGGCTCTCGGCCGCTTCGGTGATGAAGGGGTCTGTCCGGTCACCGCGACGGACAATCGCGACGCGACATTGCGTGCGATCACTGCCGATCTGCGTCGACGGGGTCGGGGAGGTCAAGGACAACGAGGCGATGGCGATGGTGTCGTGGTTCTCCGCCCGGTCTGACTTTCAACGAGGCTGGAACTCTCCGGGGTTGTCATTCCGAAGATCCGTCGGCTCGTCGTGGAGGATCACAACCCGCACGGCCGGACGGGTATGCGCGGCCCGATGACACCTCTGCGTGTCAAGCCGCTTTGTCCTCATACGCATGGGGGACATCAGCCCTCTCACGCGGGTCGCGGGTCGAACGAGTGACGACCTTGCCTTGCTGCGCGTTGTGGACGAACTGCAGTAGTTGGGCGTAGGAGGCGCGGTCAGGTGACGTCGTGCGCAGCGAACCGGTCCCGCCATTCGCTGTCCTCGACGGCGGCGTCGCGTCACGGGGGGCGATGCGTGCGACTCGTTTCAACGTTCCGTGAGGTAGCCGGGGGCGGCGATCGAAGGGTCGAGGTCGTGGGCGGGTTCGGGCGTCCCGTAGGAGCGGGTCACCGGCAGCACGCCCGTCCAGTGGGGGAGCGTCAGGTCCTCGGGGTCGTCGCCGGGGCCGCCGGTGCGCACTTTGGCCGAGACCTCGTGTAGGTCGAGGGCGATGACGGCGGTGGCGGCCAGTTCCCTGGCGTTGGCGGGGCGGGAGTCGGCGGCGCGGCCGGGCACGATGTGGTCGACGAGGGCGTCCAGGGCCGCGGAGCGCTCGGCGGGGTCGGTGACCTGGCGGGCCACGCCGTGCACCACCACGGAGCGGTAGTTGATCGAGTGGTGGAAGGCGGACCGGGCCAGCACGAGTCCGTCCAGGTGCGTCACGGTCAGGCAGACCGGGAGCCCGGTGTCCTCGCTTGCGTCGCGCAGCGGACGGGAGCCGGTGGAGCCGTGCACGTAGAGCCGCTCGCCGACGCGGGCGTAGAGGGTCGGCAGCACGACCGGTGCCCCGTCGCGGACGAAGCCGAGGTGGCAGAGGTAGTCCGCGTCGAGGATCGCGTGCACCAGGTCGCGGTCGTACGAGGCGCGCTCGCGGCTGCGGGTCGGGACCGTGCGGTCAGTCGCAGCGTAGGCATCACCGGCGGAGGACGGGGGAGGTATAGCGCGGTCCTTTGCACTAGCGCATAATGGATATTGTGATAGGAGAGTACACGTTTACAGGTCGGGGCGCGATGGAGATCGCGGCGAGCGTCGAGCAGGCCATCGGACAGGGCACGCTCGCGCCGGGCACCGTACTCCCACCGCTGCGGGAGCTCGCCACCGAACTCGGCGTCAACCCCAACACCGTCGCCGCCGCCTACCGCCTGCTGCGCGACCGCGGCGTCATCGAGACCGCGGGCCGCCGCGGCAGCCGGGTGAGGCCCCGCCCCTCCATCACCACGCACGACGAGATCCGCCTGGAGGTGCCGCCCGGAGTGCGGGACCTGTCCACCGGCAACCCGGACACCGCGCTGCTCCCCCCACTCGGCGTGGCACTGGCCGAGGCAGCCGCCCGCAACGCCCGGCAACCCATGCTGTACGGCCAGGCCCCAGTCGATGACGAGCTCTGCCGTCTGGCCCGCGCCGCCTTCGACGCCGACGGCGTCCCCGACGGCCCGGTCGGCCTCAGCTCCGGATCGCTCGACGCCATGGAGCGCGCGCTCACCGCCCATCTGCGGCCGGGGGACGCGGTGGCGGTGGAGGACCCGGGCTGGGGCAGCGTCTTCGACCTCGTCCCCGCCCTCGGGCTGCGGCCGGTCCCGGTCGGCGTGGACGACGACGGCCCGCTGCCGCACGACGTGGACGCCGCCCTGCGGCAGGGCGCGCGGGCGCTGATCGTCACCGACCGCGGCCAGAACCCCACCGGCGCCACGATCTCGGCCGCCCGCGCCCAGGACCTGCGTGCCATCCTTACGGACCACCCGCAGGTCCTCGTCATCGACGACGACCACGTGCACGGCCTGACCGAACTGCCGCTCCACCCGCTCGCCGGCAGCACCCCGCACTGGATGCTCGTCCGCTCGACCGCCAAGGCATACGGCCCCGACCTGCGCCTGGCCGTCCTCACCGGCGACGCCCTCACCCTCGGCCGACTCCGCGGCCGCTACCGCCTGGGGCCCGGCTGGGTCAGCCATCTGCTCCAGCACGCCGTCGCCCACCTCTGGCGCACCGACGCCGTGAACGTCGCGGCGGTCTCCGCCGCCTACGCTGCGCGCCGCGACGGTCTCGTGCGGGCGCTGGCCGACCGCGGCATCACGGCCTACGGTCGCAGCAGCATGAACGTCTGGGTCCCGGTACCCGACGAGACCGGGGTGGTGACCCGACTGCTGCAGGCAGGCTGGGCGGTCGCACCTGGCGCGCGCTTCCGGCTCTCCTCGCCGCCCGGCATCCGCATCACCATCTCGCCCCTCACGGCGGACGAGGTCCCGGCACTGGCCGACGCAATCGCCGCCACGATCCGCCCGCACCGCACCGCGCGTTTCGGCTGACAAGCGACGCAAGGCGTTGGACCGGCGGCGTCCGGCGAGCACCCCCGAAGCACCTGATGCTGAAACGGCCACGTCATCCCCGCCGCCCACCGGGCGATAGCCGCTGCCAGGAAACTGCCCCGGCATCTACTGCCGGGACCAACTACCGGACACGCCGTGCACCCGGACCACCTCATGTGCGGCGACCTTCGGCATCCGCCCACGGCTTGCGGGCCCCGCAGGCCAGGCACCGGTGCCGAGAGCCTGCCTGAGCGTGGCGATCCCGGAACAGCAGGCGCACCATTGCTGCGCCCGGTAACGACGTCACGTCCCGGTTCGTCGCACACTTCACGCGCCGACAGGGGTGGTTGGCGCCTTCGCCATCCGGCTGACCGTACGGGTCAGACGGGGCGGTTCGTCTGAGGTATGTCGCTGGGCGCGACCATGTCGTCGGCAGTGGGGCGCCGGGACTCGGTGGAACGAGGCGTCGCCCGTATGAAGTCTTGGAATGTTCGTCAATCGCCGCAGCAGTGCTCACCGTGGAGCGGCAAGGCTGAAAGTGCTCAGTAAGTCGAATGACTGGCCGTGACACCAACGATGTACCGCGTCAGGTTACCGAGGAAGCACGACACCGCCCTTGCGGAATCTAGGTCACGTGCCAGATTACCGAGGCGGCATCTCGTGACCATCATGGAAGTGCGCCGGAAAGCAGGGTCTGGTCACACGGTCCCAGCGCCGGCCGGCGAGAGAGACGAGTCGCGGACACGTATGCGAACTCGGCGTCAAATCCCGCCTTCTCCTGCAAATAACGCAGACATCAAGGAGACACCATGTCCGTCACCCCCGATCAGCACGCAATCCGTCCGTTCACGTTCGAGTTCCCTGAGTCGGAGCTCGAGGCGCTGCGTGCACGCATTGAGGCGACGCGCTTCCCCGAGAAGGAGACCGTCGCGGACCATTCGCAGGGCGTGCCGCTGGAGACGATGCAGGAACTCGCGCGCTACTGGGCCACGGAGTACGACTGGCGCAAGGTCGAGGCGAAGCTGAAGGCCCTGCCGAACTTCATCACCGAGATCGACGGCCTGGACATCCACTTCATCCACGTCCGTTCCAAGCACGAGAACGCTCTGCCGCTGATCGTCACCCACGGATGGCCCGGCTCGATCATCGAGCAGCTGAAGATCATTGAACCGCTCACCAACCCGACGGCCCACGGCGGCGACGCCTCGGACGCTTTCCACCTGGTGATCCCGTCGATGCCCGGCTACGGATTCTCGGGCAAGCCGACCTCGGCCGGCTGGGACGCCGAGCACATTGCGCGTGCCTGGGGAGAGCTGATGAAGCGCCTGGGCTACACGAAGTACGTCGCGCAGGGCGGCGACTGGGGTGCGATCATCTCGGACCTCATGGGCGTGCAGGAGCCCGACGGACTGGTGGGCATCCACGTCAACCTGCCCGGCACGGTTCCGCCCGCTGTCGAGCAGGCGCTTGCGGTCGGCAACCCGCTGCCCCGCGACGTCGTTCTGGCGAACGATGAGGAGAAGCGCGCGGTCGAGCAGGTCGGCCACCTGTACCAGAACATCGCCCAGTTCCTCATGATGGCGTCGCGCCCGCAGTCGCTGGCCGCACTCGCGGATTCGCCCGTCGGCCTGGCGGCCTATCTGCTCGACCACGACGCGCCGAGCCTGGAGATGATCTCCCGGGCCTTCGCCGGACAGACCGAAGGCCTCACCCGAGACGACGTCCTGGACAACATCACGCTCTTCTGGCTGACGAACACGGGCATATCCGCAGCGCGTCTCTACGCGGAGAACAAGACCCCGTTCCTCGGCGCCAAGGGCGTCAAGCTCCCGGTCGCCGTCAGTGTCTTCCCCGACGAGGTCTACCAGGCCCCCAAGAGCTGGGCAGAGCAGGCGTACCCGAACCTCGTCCACTACAACAGGCTCGAAGAGGGCGGCCACTTCGCCGCCTGGGAGCAGCCTGAGCAGCTCGTGAACGAGGTCCGCGCGGGCTTCCGCTCCCTGCGGTAATTCGTCTCAACAAACGACTGCACGGACCCCCAACCCGCCGGGCGGCCGAGTGGCTCCTCTTCGAGCTACTTGGCCGCCCCGGGCCACGCGGCCACGCTACGCACCAGGTCCACGAGCACCCCGAACGCGAACGCCTGAACATCGGGTACCGGGCCGGTTCTCATACGGCCCCCTCAAACGGCGGGTCCCGCACCCCCCGGCTCCGGCCCCGCGCCCCGACAGCAGGGGACCGGAGCGCGGGACCCGTCCTTTTCGTGAACTCGGCGCTCTGGCGCAGATGCGACGCCCTGGAGAAGGTGGGCAGAGCCTGCCGCCTGCGGTACACCCGGACAAACCGATCGGTGTTGTCCTTGTGATGCCCGGACGGCTTCCGACAGTTCCCCGAAGCGCCCCGGCAAGCCGCCGCGTCTGCTGCCACGGGTGGCCGGAAACGCGTTTGGCGTGGTCATGGGCGCCGCGGACGGTGATGCCGGGGCGCGTGAGTTGCCGAGAAGCACGTATCCGGGCCGTTGCCTCGGGCCGACATCGGCCGGTATGTGCGTGTGTTCCCGAACATGGAAGAAGGACGAACAGGGATGACTGAATTCCAGCAAAAGGCATGGCTTGCGGGCGGCTGCTTCTGGGGCATGCAGGATCTGCTCCGGACGCTCCCCGGCGTCGTGAGTACTCGGGTGGGATACAGCGGCGGCGACATGCCCCATCCGACCTATTTCAACCATGGAAATCATGCAGAGTCGATCGAGATCACTTTCGACTCTGCCGTCACCGACTACCGCGCCATTCTGGAATACTTCTTCCAGATCCATGACCCGACGACGAAGAACCGGCAGGGAAACGACGTCGGCGCCAGTTACCGCTCGATCATCTTCCATCTCGACGGCGAGCAGCGGCGGATCGCTGAGGACACCATCGCGGACGTCGAGGCATCTGGCCTGTGGCCGGGAAACGTGGTGACCGAAGTCGTGCCGGCCGACACATTCTGGGAAGCCGAGCCGGAGCATCAGGATTACTTGAGACGCTATCCGGACGGCTACACCTGTCACTTTCCGCGCCCGAACTGGCGGCTGCCGAAACGGGCAGGCGCCTGAGGCGGCTTCTTCGGCCTCGATGAAAGCCTCGCCACCCGCGGCGCGTTGGAGGCGGGCGCCCCGCACCAGGGGCCACCTGGGCGGCGGGCATCGCACTCCTCCAGCTGACGTGGCCGGGTTCCTCCCCGGCACGTAGGCGAGCACAGGACGGGGTCGAACCCAGGCGCGAGGAGAAGTTCGACCTCAAAGTACGGCCCTGGACCACGCTGGTCATCCTCTTTGCAGCGCAGCGCAAGACCATCACCTCCGGGACGGTGCACAGATCGCGTTGCCCCTGCGCGGGTATGTCGCCTTCGTGCGGGCCGAAACCTTCGCCCTGAGCGAGGCCGTCGGACTCACCTACGACTGCACCGCGACGCTGGCCTTCATCATGGCCGGCAACAATTTCGAACCAGGCCGTTCAGCACCGGTGGACCGGGCGCAAGCCCGGAGGCCCGAGTGGCTCGTAATTTCCGCCCTTCACGCAACGGGTCGGAATCGAGCGTTCGCCAAGTTCCCTGCGGCGCACCGGGCAGTGTCTGACTGCATGACGGTTGCGTCGTGTCCACGTGAGGGTCCCCGCCGGAAAGTAGGCAGGGACCCTCATGGCGTTGCAAGGGCGCTGTTGCAACCGAGCTGCGCCCGCTGTCCTCGTTCGGTCTGGGTCCGCTGGCGGTGCGTTGGGGGAGTGGGCGGCCGCCAAGCTGTGTCGGCGGCTCACCGCCGAGCCTGAAAGCCCTTCGCCAAGGGGTCCGGTGCAGACACCGTCGTACTTGTCGCCTGGCCGTGCAACTGCCCTGGTTGCCCTACGGTTTC includes:
- a CDS encoding 2'-5' RNA ligase family protein yields the protein MLSLFSGDVLALVDDRGRVIEEGDLRLKVVNVLHGQARHEGHPRRRQPGRRIARWCSSSSSRLRTAGGRSLEPHLAALVRSGAGFEVSHDKPRAGQTALLATVAEAEPLVGHWRRRFDASASAGIPVHVTVLFPFLDVDLITTAVISDLKVLIGKHSPFTVRFDECRRFPDVLYLAPTPHQPLRLLTETVAARWPEAPPCGGQFTEVIPHLTVAYGQQPRVFDEVEAELAQRLPVTATISSVSLLVSDGENWRHHADFPMLG
- the msrB gene encoding peptide-methionine (R)-S-oxide reductase MsrB, producing MPYDIEKPDEQWRAELTPSEYQVLRRAATEMPFTGEYTDTKTQGVYSCRACGAELFTSAEKFDSGCGWPSFYDPKDSDAVELAEDRSYGMVQTEVRCARCGSHLGHVFEGEGFATPTDQRYCINSISLRLTTDES
- a CDS encoding pyridoxamine 5'-phosphate oxidase family protein, producing MPPPSSAGDAYAATDRTVPTRSRERASYDRDLVHAILDADYLCHLGFVRDGAPVVLPTLYARVGERLYVHGSTGSRPLRDASEDTGLPVCLTVTHLDGLVLARSAFHHSINYRSVVVHGVARQVTDPAERSAALDALVDHIVPGRAADSRPANARELAATAVIALDLHEVSAKVRTGGPGDDPEDLTLPHWTGVLPVTRSYGTPEPAHDLDPSIAAPGYLTER
- a CDS encoding aminotransferase class I/II-fold pyridoxal phosphate-dependent enzyme, with product MIGEYTFTGRGAMEIAASVEQAIGQGTLAPGTVLPPLRELATELGVNPNTVAAAYRLLRDRGVIETAGRRGSRVRPRPSITTHDEIRLEVPPGVRDLSTGNPDTALLPPLGVALAEAAARNARQPMLYGQAPVDDELCRLARAAFDADGVPDGPVGLSSGSLDAMERALTAHLRPGDAVAVEDPGWGSVFDLVPALGLRPVPVGVDDDGPLPHDVDAALRQGARALIVTDRGQNPTGATISAARAQDLRAILTDHPQVLVIDDDHVHGLTELPLHPLAGSTPHWMLVRSTAKAYGPDLRLAVLTGDALTLGRLRGRYRLGPGWVSHLLQHAVAHLWRTDAVNVAAVSAAYAARRDGLVRALADRGITAYGRSSMNVWVPVPDETGVVTRLLQAGWAVAPGARFRLSSPPGIRITISPLTADEVPALADAIAATIRPHRTARFG
- a CDS encoding epoxide hydrolase, which translates into the protein MSVTPDQHAIRPFTFEFPESELEALRARIEATRFPEKETVADHSQGVPLETMQELARYWATEYDWRKVEAKLKALPNFITEIDGLDIHFIHVRSKHENALPLIVTHGWPGSIIEQLKIIEPLTNPTAHGGDASDAFHLVIPSMPGYGFSGKPTSAGWDAEHIARAWGELMKRLGYTKYVAQGGDWGAIISDLMGVQEPDGLVGIHVNLPGTVPPAVEQALAVGNPLPRDVVLANDEEKRAVEQVGHLYQNIAQFLMMASRPQSLAALADSPVGLAAYLLDHDAPSLEMISRAFAGQTEGLTRDDVLDNITLFWLTNTGISAARLYAENKTPFLGAKGVKLPVAVSVFPDEVYQAPKSWAEQAYPNLVHYNRLEEGGHFAAWEQPEQLVNEVRAGFRSLR
- the msrA gene encoding peptide-methionine (S)-S-oxide reductase MsrA, with the translated sequence MTEFQQKAWLAGGCFWGMQDLLRTLPGVVSTRVGYSGGDMPHPTYFNHGNHAESIEITFDSAVTDYRAILEYFFQIHDPTTKNRQGNDVGASYRSIIFHLDGEQRRIAEDTIADVEASGLWPGNVVTEVVPADTFWEAEPEHQDYLRRYPDGYTCHFPRPNWRLPKRAGA